A genomic stretch from Pagrus major chromosome 3, Pma_NU_1.0 includes:
- the LOC140993874 gene encoding uncharacterized protein produces the protein MASGFCVRLLLLSLFGFGQHANALSFRSGGSSGFTQHYDLAEDFPRSRKPAFAPSSYVSAAQPRGPHGHYGPSYTESASSEYLKPAAPGAGRFSGSYGRQVDGYSPEGSVSSYGPGVLIRQKPRQNPQQPQHQPNSNGNAFESAVVSSSGIEMHSGPAKPQQPGYPAKPQQPGYPAKPQQPGYPAKPQQPGYPAKPQQPGYPAKPQQPGYPAKPQQPGYPAKPQQPGYPAKPQQPNVLQSKAGMWDIALPQEGVATRQPSYLAKPQQPGYPAKPQQPGYPAKPQQPGYPAKPQQPGYPAKPQQPGYPAKPQQPGYPAKPQQPGYPAKPQQPGYPAKPQQPGYPAKPQQPGYPAKPQQPGYPAKPQQPGYPAKPQQPGYPAKPQQPGYPAKPQQPGYPAKPQQPGYPAKPQQPGYPAKPQQPGYPAKPQQPGYPAKPQQPGYPAKPQQPGYPAKPQQPGYPAKPQQPGYPAKPQQPGYPAKPQQPGYPAKPQQPGYPAKPQQPGYPAKPQQPGYPAKPQQPGYPAKPQQPGYPAKPQQPGYPAKPQQPGYPAKPQQPGYPAKPQQPGYPAKPQQPGYPAKPQQPGYPAKPQQPGYPAKPQQPGYPAKPQQPGYPAKPQQPGYPAKPQQPGYPAKPQQPGYPAKPQPSVLQSKAGMWDIALPQEGVAPRSSRPIPMASVYHPRWQQQLVPAYNRLHRP, from the exons ATGGCTTCTGGATTTTGTGTGAG gCTGCTCTTGCTCTCACTGTTTGGATTTGGGCAGCATGCAAATG CCCTCAGCTTCAGAAGTGGAGGCTCCAGTGGCTTTACACAGCACTATGACCTGGCTGAAGACTTTCCGAGGAGTCGTAAACCTGCTTTTGCTCCTTCCAGTTATGTGAGTGCTGCACAGCCTAGAGGGCCTCATGGTCATTATGGACCCAGTTACACTGAAAGTGCTTCATCTGAGTACCTGAAGCCTGCTGCACCCGGTGCAGGACGTTTTAGTGGCTCTTATGGTAGGCAAGTAGATGGTTACAGTCCAGAGGGAAGTGTTTCTAGTTACGGGCCTGGCGTACTGATCCGTCAGAAACCAAGACAAAACCCACAGCAGCCACAACATCAACCTAACTCCAATGGAAATGCATTTGAGTCGGCTGTCGTTTCAAGTTCTGGAATAGAGATGCATTCTGGTCCGGCCAAGCCCCAGCAGCCGGGCTACCCGGCCAAGCCCCAGCAGCCGGGCTACCCGGCCAAGCCCCAGCAGCCGGGCTACCCGGCCAAGCCCCAGCAGCCGGGCTACCCGGCCAAGCCCCAGCAGCCGGGCTACCCGGCCAAGCCCCAGCAGCCGGGCTACCCGGCCAAGCCCCAGCAGCCGGGCTACCCGGCCAAGCCCCAGCAGCCGGGCTACCCGGCCAAGCCCCAGCAGCCCAACGTTCTACAAAGCAAAGCTGGTATGTGGGACATTGCACTTCCCCAGGAAGGTGTTGCTACAAGACAGCCGAGCTACCTGGCCAAACCCCAGCAGCCCGGCTACCCGGCCAAACCCCAGCAGCCCGGCTACCCGGCCAAACCCCAGCAGCCCGGCTACCCGGCCAAACCCCAGCAGCCCGGCTACCCGGCCAAACCCCAGCAGCCCGGCTACCCGGCCAAACCCCAGCAGCCCGGCTACCCGGCCAAACCCCAGCAGCCCGGCTACCCGGCCAAACCCCAGCAGCCCGGCTACCCGGCCAAACCCCAGCAGCCCGGCTACCCGGCCAAACCCCAGCAGCCCGGCTACCCGGCCAAACCCCAGCAGCCCGGCTACCCGGCCAAACCCCAGCAGCCCGGCTACCCGGCCAAACCCCAGCAGCCCGGCTACCCGGCCAAACCCCAGCAGCCCGGCTACCCGGCCAAACCCCAGCAGCCCGGCTACCCGGCCAAACCCCAGCAGCCCGGCTACCCGGCCAAACCCCAGCAGCCCGGCTACCCGGCCAAACCCCAGCAGCCCGGCTACCCGGCCAAACCCCAGCAGCCCGGCTACCCGGCCAAACCCCAGCAGCCCGGCTACCCGGCCAAACCCCAGCAGCCCGGCTACCCGGCCAAACCCCAGCAGCCCGGCTACCCGGCCAAACCCCAGCAGCCCGGCTACCCGGCCAAACCCCAGCAGCCCGGCTACCCGGCCAAACCCCAGCAGCCCGGCTACCCGGCCAAACCCCAGCAGCCCGGCTACCCGGCCAAACCCCAGCAGCCCGGCTACCCGGCCAAACCCCAGCAGCCCGGCTACCCGGCCAAACCCCAGCAGCCCGGCTACCCGGCCAAACCCCAGCAGCCCGGCTACCCGGCCAAACCCCAGCAGCCCGGCTACCCGGCCAAACCCCAGCAGCCCGGCTACCCGGCCAAACCCCAGCAGCCCGGCTACCCGGCCAAACCCCAGCAGCCCGGCTACCCGGCCAAACCCCAGCAGCCCGGCTACCCGGCCAAACCCCAGCAGCCCGGCTACCCGGCCAAACCCCAGCAGCCCGGCTACCCGGCCAAACCCCAGCAGCCCGGCTACCCGGCCAAACCCCAGCAGCCCGGCTACCCGGCCAAACCCCAGCAGCCCGGCTACCCGGCCAAACCCCAGCAGCCCGGCTACCCGGCCAAACCCCAGCAGCCCGGCTACCCGGCCAAACCCCAGCCGAGTGTTCTACAAAGCAAAGCTGGTATGTGGGACATTGCACTTCCCCAGGAAGGTGTTGCTCCAAGAAGTTCTAGACCAATTCCAATGGCATCAGTGTACCACCCCAGATGGCAGCAACAACTGGTTCCTGCATACAATAGACTTCATCGACCTTAG